In the Arachis hypogaea cultivar Tifrunner chromosome 20, arahy.Tifrunner.gnm2.J5K5, whole genome shotgun sequence genome, attatattaaaacttTGTTAAAGGAATAAAATACACTACTGTAATAGGAAAGCATTAAATAACACAATTATTTTAGTGGTTTGAACTGAGCAGTGAGCAAAACATCACCTTTCAGTTTCACACTTGACACTATACACTCACAGCTCAActcataagaaagagacaaaatccAAAACCAGAATCTAAGCCCAAACACTCCCTCCAATTCCATTAAACTTTGCCTCACAAGACCTATTTCTTCATACTGCATTAACCATTTGCTTCAATAAGCATTCAGTTCCACTCTTTCACTGTTGGAGCACTATATAAAGTCTCCACCCTCACTCACATTCCTCCACAACCCCATCTCTCATTACAGGTCCATCTACTTGCCTACCCTTCATACAATATTCATGCTCATATATATGCTTTGCTTTCTACACAATAatacttctctttctctttttctttctctagttgatattatattaatatgGTGGTAAACTGTCCATGAAAAGAAATGGGAAAACAAAACCATATTTGCTTTTAGCATATGTTAGGAGGTTGCATGCAGGGGCAGGGTGTGATAGTAACTCATATTATAGAAGAAATAGCTCTATCTTGTGTATTTTCCATTGGTGGCAAAAAGGTGGCAGTTGGGGTGCCTCTATTAACTTGCATTAATATCCTTATCAATGGAGCCTATGTTTTCTGGGatagtttttttctcttttctgtaCTCAGTTGAGCTGAACTTTGGTTGGTTCTTAGATTATGATATTGATTGATATGATTTTCTTTTTCCCGTGACATATTAATAGGAATTTAAAATGTATAATCTTCATTTGCAAACAAACAATAAAAGGAAAGATATACTGTAGTTATCTTCTTGTACTTGATTCTTCCAATATCAATATTGTCCACAATTCTCTTTCCTTGTATGTTCTCTTATTCCATGTTCTTTAATCTTCAAGAAAGCTGAAGGGGGATTTCTAAAATTccagaacaaaaaaaaatctttctgcTAAGTGCCAACTATGACAGTTCACTATTCATATATGATTCAATCATTCAAGGATGTCCTCTATGATTTTCGTTCTATATAAATTGGTTGACTCATTGGTTTCTGACATTAAAAtgagaaaattttgattttttggtaAAGGGTGAGCAGAAGAGAATTGCtgaaaaatgatataaaattcacTTTGGCCAAAATCGTTTGGTCTTATGATAATTATATATGTGTCATGATACTTGTACTTAACTCacattgtttttgttttcaaatgcataggttttgttatttgatttttctgAATGGAGATACCAAGAATTTGGCAATGGTTAAATCTTCTAGTATGTGTACTGTTATTAATAAAGTCAGAAGGATCTGGTTTTGTTCCAATCACTTATTTGGAGGATGCAGAGTCAAAAGGAGCCGGTAAGAAACAATGTTTTTGGTGATTGATTATAGGGATCATCTTGATCTTGAGCATTATAACTGTTTTTAATTCAAGTTAAGCATTTCTGTGCAGTTTGTTTGGATGGTAGTCCTCCGGCCTACCACTTTGATAAGGGATCCGGCGAAGGTGTTAACAGCTGGATTGTTCATCTTGAGGTATATCCCTTCCGAAAAAATTGAAATGTTAGGATGATTGGAGAATAGGAAAATGAATGCATGATTTAAGTTGAAGTGAAAGGCTCATATTTTAAAGCAGTTGTGTTTTGTTGCTAATAGGGAGGAGGATGGTGCAGTGATGTGTCTTCTTGCCTTGAACGCAAGGACACTCGGTTAGGTTCATCCAAACAAATGGATACACAGGCTGGATTTTATGGAATACTTAACAACCAACAAGATTATAATCCAGGTTGGTGTATCCAGAGTTACACTACACATGTTCATATTATGTTACTGTCACAAATGTTTGCATTATGAATTTTGTTTCCAGATTTCTACAACTGGAACAGAATCAAGATTAGGTACTGTGATGGATCATCATTTACTGGTGATGTGGAAGAAGTTGATCCGGtaagtgttttcaaaattttgaatgtaTTTGGAAATTCTATTACATTTTTATGACATGATGTTATTTATATTGTGAAATCAGACAAACAATCTGCACTTCAGAGGAGCAAGAATTTTTGAAGCAGTCATTAAGCATTTACTTGCAAAAGGAATGGAGAATGCTGAAAATGTAAGAATGACACACACATTACATTAAGGCTATTCCTATTCTATGATTCACTCACTCACTCAATTACTTATTACACAGGCTATTCTGTCTGGATGCTCTGCTGGAGGATTGGCTGCTATATTGAACTGCGATCGCTTCAAATCCTTCCTACCAAATGGCGCCAGAGTGAAATGCGCGCCGGATGCCGGCTATTTTATCCATGTGTATGACTCCTTACTTAGATTTGCTCTGCTTCTTCATACTTGATACTTGCTTAAATATGTTGTGTAACAGACCAGATGTCTCCGGAACAAAGCGCATTGAAAATTTCTACAAAGGAGTTGTTGAAACACATGTACTCTACTCTACTCTACTCTTGGCCTCGTTTAACTTTTGAAtttattttcatacttttcaCTATAATAATGAGTAAGATAAGAAGTGTCCATTGTTATAGGGATCAGCAAAGTATTTGTCTAAATCCTGCACTTCAAAATATGGAGCTGGCCTGGTAAGCCTATGATTGATTTGTGTAACTTAGCGAGCAAGCAACTCTTAGGATCGATGTTACTTATACATCTGCTTCTGGTGCAGTGCTTTTTCCCACAATATGTGGTACAAGATATCGCCACGCCCATTTTCGTTGTAAATGCGGCCTATGACTCATGGCAGGTGACATGATTATATTATTCTGTTACATTGCTGATCATAGTAGGAAGATCTCAACATTATCTGTGTGATTTTCATTCAGATTAGAAACATTTTGATACCGGGCATGGCGGATCCACACGGCAGCTGGCAAAACTGCAGGGATGACATAGGCAATTGCACACCTGATCAACTAGATGCTGTGCAAGGTGAAAAAGAACAGAATCAATGAATGTGTGTATCAGTGTATGTTAATAATGATTAATGAGTAATGTGTTTGATTTGTGCAGGGTTTAGAGAGGATTTCATAAAGGCACTGAGTGGGGTGCAGAACTCTCCATCAAAAGGAATGTTCATAGATTCTTGCTACATCCACTGCCAAACGGAAATGCAAGAGTCTTGGTTCAAAACCGATGCACCTCAGCTTGCAAATACTGTATGTATTACTAACACAACATGCACTCACTCTTTCTTTTTGCTTTGCTTTGCTTATCTTATTACTAATTTGCAGACTATTGCTAAGGCTGTTGGTGACTGGTTTTATGATCGAAAGCCTTTCCAACACATTGATTGTGCCTTCCCATGCAACCCTACTTGTGGTAAACCTGTCTTAAATGTCAAAGTCCACCCTGAATTCTAGATATTTATGATCTTATATTTCATAAAGTTGTGGAAATAATGCAATGTAATGAGTAATAACTGTTATTATTGTTGTAATCTTCTCTTAATGATATATCATATTTTATGTTTGTAATCATCTTATCTTTAGTAGTAATGTTTCAATCATCTTCTTGTTTTCGACCAGAGCTTACAGTGATCAAGAAATTAAAGTAAGTTAGCCATTTCAGCATCCAAATATTCCATAATTAGCTTTATTCTTTCATTTCACTAATAAAAAGACAAGCAAATACAAAACATAGGGATTAGCTGTATATTTCAAAGAGAGTAAACAAACAAATCAACTCGGGTGCTGCAAAATATCTCTAACCTCAGAAATGATCAGTTTAATTTACacttaaaaagaaagagaaaaagattggatttgagtaaTAACCAGACAAGTTTATCATTCCTGTCTACCATGGAATTCAACTATTTTACTGGAACCATTTTTGTAATTCAGAAAATCATTTTGCTTTTGGTCCTTTGGTTTTTTAGTCAACCCTCTAGTAATATCTTCCAAAGTATTAACCAAACTAGAGCATATTGCAGAGTATGGAATGGGTTATGGTCTTATGGAGGCGTCCAAAGAAGGCGACATGTATAGCTTTGGGATTCTTGTTCTGGAAATGCTGACTAGACTGCATGTATTATGCATATCATCACACCATTTtctatttttgtgctttttcTACTTGATTTGATAtgtctttccctttttcttttagtATGCTCAAGGCTAAACTTGCAAGAACTCTAAAATatgcttccagaatggaatcCTGCAAAAAGAAGCAGCTAACATTACCTCTTAATGTTTCAAAAATTTCCACACCTTCGATAAGGAGAAACTTTTGGACCTCAACTAATAATTCTCTCTTTTCATTCTTCTAGGAAAAAGATCTTCATTTTATAACACAAAAAAAGATGTTCAAGATAATCTTTCCAACCAAGACCATTCTAAAAATGATCTTCTCTTATTCCTTTCTTATCTCTATATctgtcaataaaaaaaattggaagtgTAGGAAATATTTTATTCCTTGCTGTTTGCATGTTCTGTAATCTTTCAGAGAGCTGAAAGGGAATTTCCAAAATTccagaagaaaaaaacaaaaaaaaatctttttgctAAGTGCCAACTTTGATGGTTTCACTATTCATACATGATTCAAGGATGTCATTATGGTTTCACTTTGGCCATGTTAGAAAGGTAAGAGAAAGATTGGTGTGTATTCAAGTGGTGTGTAATGATTCAATATACAAGGATATTTATAAATGCcaagagaatcaaaataataaaaatgtaatatcatataataaatattaagatatgctaaataattataGTGAATGTTGATTGATCATAATATATTCTAACATGCCAAAATCTTTTGGTATTATGTTAATTATGTATGTATCTTGATACTTGTACTTAACGCacattgtttttgttttcaaatgcataagttttgttatttgattttgctGAATGGAGATATCTAGAATTTGGCAATGGTTAAATCTTCTAGTATGTGTACTGTTATTGGTAAAGTCAGAAGGATCTGGTTTTGTTCCAATCACTTACTTGGAGGATGCAGAGTCAAAAGGAGCTGGTAACAAACAATTGTTTTGGTGGTTGATTATAGGGATCATCTTGATCTTGAGCATTATAACTGTGTTCAATTTTCAATGACATTTATTTAGTTTGGGAAAAATTCAAGTTAAGCATGTCTGTGCAGTTTGTTTGGATGGTAGTCCACCGGCCTACCACTTCGATAAGGGATCCGGCGAAGGTGTTAACAGCTGGATTGTTTTTCTTGAGGTATATCCCTTTCCAAAAATTGAAATGTTAGGATGCTTAGGGAATAGGAAGGTGAATGCATGATTTAAGTTAAAGTGAAAGGCTCATATTTTAAAGCAGTTGTGTTTTGTTGCTAATAGGGAGGAGGATGGTGCAGTGATGTGTCTTCTTGCCTTGAACGCAAGGACACTCGCTTAGGTTCATCCAAACAAATGGATATGCAGTCTGGCTTTAATGGAATACTTAACAACCAACAAGATTATAATCCAGGTTGGTATATCCAGAGTTACACTACacatattcatattcatattgTGTTATGTTATGTTATGTTAAGCATTTGTTTCCAGATTTCTACAACTGGAACAGAATCAAGATTAGGTACTGTGATGGATCATCATTTACTGGTGATGTGGAAGAAGTTGATCCAGTAAGTGTTTTCAAAATTCTGAAGTACATGGAAAATATAAATTCTTATGATATGATATTATTTATGTTGTGAAATCAGACAAACAATCTGCACTTCAGAGGAGCAAGAATTTTTGAAGCAGTCATTAAGCATTTACTTGCAAAAGGAATGGAGAATGCTGAAAATGTAAAAGAATGACACACACATTACATTAAGGCTATTCCTATTCATCTATGATTCACTCACTCACTCAGTTACTTATTACACAGGCTATTCTGTCTGGATGCTCTGCTGGAGGATTGGCTGCTATATTGAACTGCGATCGCTTCAAATCCTTCCTACCAAATGGCGCCAGAGTGAAATGCGTGCCGGATGCCGGCTATTTTATCAATGTGTATGATTCCTTACTTAGTTTTGCTCTGCTTCTTCATACTTGATACTTGCTTAAATATGTTGTGTAACAGACCAGATGTCTCcggaacaaagcacattgaaaatTTCTACAATGGAGTTGTTGAAACACATGTATTCTACTCTACTCTTGGCCTACTTTaacttttgaatttatttttcctaCTTTTCACCATTATGAGTAAGATAAGAGGTGTCCATTGTTATAGGGATCAGCAAAGTATTTGTCTAAATCCTGCACTTCAAAATATGGTGCTGGCCTGGTAAGTCTATGATTGATTTGTGTAACTGTGCAAGCAAGAAGCAAGCACTGATACCTCTGCTTCTGGTGCAGTGCTTTTTCCCACAATATGTGGCACAAGATATCGCCACGCCCATTTTCGTTGTAAATGCGGCCTATGACTCATGGCAGGTGACATGATCATATTATTCTGTTACATTGCTGATCATAGTAGGAAGATCTCAACATTATCTGTGTGATTTTCATTCAGATTAGAAACATTTTGATACCGAGCATGGCGGATCCACACGGAAGCTGGAAAAACTGCAAAGAGAACATAAGCAATTGCACACCTGATGAACTAGATGCTGTGCAAGGTGAAAAAGAATAGAATCAATGAATGTGTGTATGTTAATATGAGTAATGTGTTTGATTTGTTCAGGGTTTAGAGAGGATTTCATAAAGGCATTGAGTGGGGTGCAGAACTCTCCATCAAAAGGAATGTTCATAGATTCTTGCTACATCCACTGCCAAACGGGAATGCAAGAGCTTTGGTTCAATCCTGATGCACCTCAGCTTGCAAATACTGTATGTATTTCTAACACACACTCACTCTTTCTTTCTGCTTTGCTTATATTATTACTAATTTGCAGACTATTGCTAAGGCCGTTGGTGACTGGTTTTATGAACGAAAGCCTTTCCAACACATTGATTGTGCCTTCCCATGCAACCCTACTTGTGGTAAACCTGTCTTAAATGTCAAAGCCCACCCTGAAATCTAGATGATCTTATATTTCAATGTAATAAGTAataaccattattattattgttgtaatATTCTCTTAATCATATATCATATCATATGTAGGTAAaatcatcttatcttatcttcttgttTTCAACCAAACATAAAAGTAACAATAATCAAGAAACTAAAGTAAGTATTCCACAGTTAGTTGTATTCTTTCATTTCACTAATAAA is a window encoding:
- the LOC112782510 gene encoding pectin acetylesterase 8 yields the protein MEISRIWQWLNLLVCVLLLVKSEGSGFVPITYLEDAESKGAVCLDGSPPAYHFDKGSGEGVNSWIVFLEGGGWCSDVSSCLERKDTRLGSSKQMDMQSGFNGILNNQQDYNPDFYNWNRIKIRYCDGSSFTGDVEEVDPTNNLHFRGARIFEAVIKHLLAKGMENAENAILSGCSAGGLAAILNCDRFKSFLPNGARVKCVPDAGYFINVPDVSGTKHIENFYNGVVETHGSAKYLSKSCTSKYGAGLCFFPQYVAQDIATPIFVVNAAYDSWQIRNILIPSMADPHGSWKNCKENISNCTPDELDAVQGFREDFIKALSGVQNSPSKGMFIDSCYIHCQTGMQELWFNPDAPQLANTTIAKAVGDWFYERKPFQHIDCAFPCNPTCGKIILSYLLVFNQT
- the LOC112782511 gene encoding pectin acetylesterase 8: MEIPRIWQWLNLLVCVLLLIKSEGSGFVPITYLEDAESKGAVCLDGSPPAYHFDKGSGEGVNSWIVHLEGGGWCSDVSSCLERKDTRLGSSKQMDTQAGFYGILNNQQDYNPDFYNWNRIKIRYCDGSSFTGDVEEVDPTNNLHFRGARIFEAVIKHLLAKGMENAENAILSGCSAGGLAAILNCDRFKSFLPNGARVKCAPDAGYFIHVPDVSGTKRIENFYKGVVETHGSAKYLSKSCTSKYGAGLCFFPQYVVQDIATPIFVVNAAYDSWQIRNILIPGMADPHGSWQNCRDDIGNCTPDQLDAVQGFREDFIKALSGVQNSPSKGMFIDSCYIHCQTEMQESWFKTDAPQLANTTIAKAVGDWFYDRKPFQHIDCAFPCNPTCGKPVLNVKVHPEF